In Zingiber officinale cultivar Zhangliang chromosome 3B, Zo_v1.1, whole genome shotgun sequence, a single window of DNA contains:
- the LOC122055115 gene encoding uncharacterized protein LOC122055115, with amino-acid sequence MGIDGRRVWCFWVKKKAAMPSIRLGSPQPSWATKPPPAQADSWKGLGGRRVVVVVEAEAEAKGTLQWALSHSLQDDDTLVLVAVVKPPSRNIDRSHQKKRNSRYQMLYALQSICQTRRPEIKVEVLVVEGREQGPAIVEAARKQMASLLVLAQKKRSLAWSCIAASWSNSGSSDGIIRPSGGDGLVDYCIQNASCMTLAVRRKSKRGGYLLTTKHHKDFWLLA; translated from the exons ATGGGAATTGACGGGAGGAGGGTTTGGTGTTTCTGGGTGAAGAAGAAGGCGGCGATGCCCAGCATTCGGCTGGGATCGCCGCAACCGAGCTGGGCAACGAAGCCTCCGCCGGCGCAGGCCGACAGCTGGAAAGGTCTGGGTGGTAGGAGGGTGGTCGTGGTGgtggaggcggaggcggaggcgaaGGGCACCCTCCAGTGGGCTCTGTCGCATTCTCTCCAAGACGACGACACCCTCGTCCTCGTCGCCGTCGTCAAGCCGCCGTCGAGAAACA TTGATCGTTCCCACCAAAAGAAGAGGAACTCAAGGTACCAAATGCTGTATGCCTTGCAAAGTATATGCCAAACCAGAAGACCAGAG ATCAAAGTGGAGGTACTAGTAGTTGAAGGGAGAGAGCAAGGGCCGGCAATCGTCGAGGcggccaggaaacaaatggcctCCCTTCTGGTGCTAGCGCAGAAGAAGAGATCCTTGGCATGGAGTTGTATAGCAGCGTCGTGGAGTAACAGTGGTAGTAGTGATGGTATTATTAGGCCTTCTGGTGGAGATGGATTGGTGGACTACTGCATCCAAAATGCTTCCTGCATGACACTGGCagtgaggaggaagagcaagagagGTGGCTACTTGCTCACCACCAAGCACCACAAGGACTTTTGGCTTTTGGCTTGA